From Amphritea atlantica, a single genomic window includes:
- the mtnA gene encoding S-methyl-5-thioribose-1-phosphate isomerase yields the protein MKDLFATSIKYQQGALYVLDQHQLPHQEQWLPCDSSDAMIAMIKKLQIRGAPLIGIGASLLLAHLAEQGLTADELRTQAERLRAARPTAVNLMNCIDRMLATLESVGPLALSRCAEQLFEEDVELCKRMAAFGAELITDGANILTHCNTGSLATAGAGTAIGVIGAVKQQGKQLHVWVDETRPLLQGGRLTAWEMARLNIPHTLICDNMAATLMAQGKVDVVLVGSDRIAANGDFANKVGTYSLAVIAHHHNVPFYVVAPYTTVDPECPDGKAIPIEQRSPAEVQGVSGSFGEINWAPDNTPVYNPAFDVTPAELVSGWILDTGVYTPEQIAAGVLKNL from the coding sequence ATGAAAGACCTGTTCGCGACCAGTATTAAGTATCAACAAGGGGCTCTTTACGTGCTGGACCAGCATCAGTTGCCTCACCAGGAGCAGTGGCTGCCCTGCGACAGCAGCGATGCGATGATTGCCATGATTAAAAAGCTACAGATTCGCGGCGCTCCTCTGATCGGCATTGGTGCCAGCCTGCTGCTGGCGCATCTGGCGGAACAGGGTCTGACGGCGGATGAATTGCGTACTCAGGCTGAGCGGTTGCGGGCAGCGCGTCCCACTGCGGTAAACCTGATGAACTGCATCGATCGTATGCTGGCGACTCTGGAGAGCGTAGGCCCGCTGGCACTCAGCCGCTGTGCCGAGCAACTGTTTGAAGAGGATGTGGAGCTGTGTAAGCGCATGGCGGCATTCGGTGCTGAACTGATCACAGATGGCGCAAACATTCTGACCCATTGCAACACCGGCAGTCTGGCAACAGCTGGCGCCGGTACCGCTATCGGGGTTATCGGCGCTGTCAAACAACAGGGTAAACAACTGCATGTCTGGGTGGATGAAACCCGCCCACTGCTTCAGGGGGGCCGCCTGACAGCCTGGGAAATGGCGCGCCTGAATATTCCACACACGCTGATCTGCGATAACATGGCTGCCACTCTGATGGCTCAGGGCAAAGTCGATGTGGTGCTGGTCGGTTCTGACCGAATCGCCGCAAACGGCGATTTCGCCAATAAAGTGGGCACCTACTCACTGGCAGTGATCGCCCATCATCACAACGTACCTTTCTATGTGGTTGCTCCATACACCACGGTTGACCCTGAATGCCCTGATGGTAAAGCGATACCGATAGAGCAGCGCAGCCCGGCTGAGGTTCAGGGGGTGAGTGGCAGCTTTGGTGAGATTAACTGGGCACCGGATAATACCCCGGTCTATAACCCGGCATTTGATGTCACCCCTGCAGAACTGGTCAGTGGCTGGATTCTGGATACCGGCGTTTACACCCCGGAACAGATAGCCGCCGGGGTGTTAAAGAATCTCTGA
- the ansA gene encoding asparaginase codes for MKRKILIIYAGGTIGMQASANGYVPVSGFEQRVREQLNGNTGQLPEFDVLELGQLIDSANLQPHHWTELAGIIQQHWPLYDGFIVLHGTDTMAYTASMLSFIFQGMDKPVIVTGSQIPLSELRNDAKDNLLTSLMFAGGYDIPEVCICFNGRLLRGNRSRKVNTTGLAAFDSPNAGWLGQAGINIELYSGHLLQAGQADFTVPAFNPEAVAVLPVYPGISARIAAEILNHKDLKGVILHTYGAGNPPDANRALMAELEDAVKRGVLIVNVTQCQQGPVIQGAYATGATLNRIGVIPGNDLTLEAAFTKLHYLIATQTVQRVREMMGRNLCGEMTD; via the coding sequence ATGAAACGAAAAATATTGATCATCTATGCGGGCGGCACCATCGGGATGCAGGCTTCAGCAAATGGCTATGTTCCGGTTTCCGGCTTTGAGCAGCGGGTGCGGGAGCAGCTGAATGGTAATACCGGTCAGTTGCCGGAATTTGATGTGCTTGAGCTCGGGCAGTTGATTGACAGTGCCAATCTGCAGCCGCATCACTGGACGGAGCTGGCCGGGATCATTCAGCAACACTGGCCGTTGTACGATGGTTTCATTGTGTTACATGGCACTGACACCATGGCCTATACCGCCTCGATGCTCTCCTTTATCTTTCAGGGGATGGATAAACCGGTGATTGTCACCGGTTCGCAGATTCCTTTATCAGAGCTGCGTAATGACGCGAAGGATAACCTGCTGACATCCCTGATGTTTGCTGGTGGTTACGATATTCCGGAAGTATGTATCTGCTTTAATGGTCGTCTGCTGCGGGGTAATCGTAGCCGTAAAGTTAACACGACCGGCTTAGCTGCTTTTGATTCGCCCAACGCAGGCTGGCTGGGGCAGGCGGGTATCAATATTGAACTGTATAGCGGACACCTGCTGCAAGCAGGCCAGGCAGATTTCACTGTGCCAGCCTTTAACCCTGAAGCGGTGGCTGTATTACCTGTCTACCCTGGAATATCGGCCCGTATCGCTGCTGAAATCTTAAACCACAAGGATCTTAAAGGGGTTATCCTGCATACCTACGGTGCGGGTAATCCGCCAGATGCCAACCGTGCACTGATGGCGGAACTGGAAGACGCTGTGAAACGGGGTGTGCTTATTGTCAATGTCACACAGTGTCAGCAAGGCCCGGTCATCCAGGGCGCTTATGCGACCGGGGCAACACTCAACCGGATCGGCGTGATACCGGGCAATGATCTGACGCTGGAAGCTGCGTTTACCAAACTGCACTATCTGATAGCGACGCAAACAGTGCAGAGGGTCAGAGAGATGATGGGCCGCAACCTGTGTGGAGAGATGACGGATTAA
- a CDS encoding diguanylate cyclase, translating to MIENQLESLHHDDFEQLATDIKQSLEAHRYWMQTITTALVTRQPIVESQFIAVDAHLHCCFGRWLTKILADELFQQGSFLKIEQYHKQLHDSARTVINQLNQHREINIDDFERFMRQQKEFFDMVMMLFEFSVFNKQQFDPTTRLMNRRSVDSVLANEFSRMQRADDYHCCIAMADIDHFKEVNDLWGHDVGDLLLSHTAKIFNDAIRRHDTVSRYGGEEFLFIFPDMQLQQAGSVVDRIRTKLAESPLSHHGNRLGVTASFGVTQLCRHCDIKGSVKRADIAMYAAKESGRNCTVTIDSQSVNGQTSYEHLNNEITELMRQHCHLVAPERN from the coding sequence GTGATCGAAAATCAACTTGAAAGCTTACACCATGATGATTTCGAACAGCTGGCGACCGATATCAAACAGTCGCTGGAAGCGCATCGCTACTGGATGCAAACGATCACCACGGCACTGGTTACCCGGCAGCCAATAGTAGAAAGCCAGTTTATTGCCGTGGATGCCCATCTCCACTGTTGCTTTGGCCGCTGGCTGACGAAAATCTTAGCGGATGAGCTGTTTCAACAGGGCTCTTTTCTGAAAATAGAGCAGTATCACAAGCAGTTGCATGACTCCGCCCGTACCGTTATCAATCAGCTGAACCAGCATCGTGAAATCAATATTGATGATTTTGAACGCTTTATGCGGCAGCAGAAAGAGTTCTTCGATATGGTGATGATGCTGTTTGAATTTTCGGTATTCAATAAACAGCAGTTTGATCCGACGACACGACTGATGAACCGTCGTTCCGTAGACTCGGTGCTGGCCAATGAATTCAGCCGGATGCAACGGGCCGATGATTACCACTGCTGTATTGCCATGGCCGATATCGATCACTTTAAAGAGGTGAATGATCTCTGGGGGCATGACGTAGGCGACCTGCTCCTGAGTCACACGGCAAAAATATTTAACGATGCCATTCGACGCCACGACACCGTTTCACGTTATGGCGGTGAAGAGTTTCTGTTTATCTTCCCGGATATGCAATTACAGCAGGCAGGCTCTGTCGTCGACCGCATCCGTACAAAACTAGCGGAATCCCCGCTCAGCCATCATGGCAACCGCCTCGGTGTAACAGCCTCTTTCGGTGTCACTCAGCTGTGTCGTCACTGCGATATCAAAGGCTCTGTCAAACGCGCAGATATCGCCATGTACGCAGCCAAGGAAAGTGGCAGAAACTGCACGGTAACCATCGATAGTCAGTCAGTGAACGGGCAGACATCATATGAACATCTCAATAATGAGATCACCGAACTGATGCGCCAACACTGTCATTTGGTGGCTCCGGAGAGGAACTGA
- a CDS encoding aspartate/glutamate racemase family protein: MKTIGLLGGMSWESTISYYQAINTGIKDQLGGLHSAKIALFSVDFAEIEALQSQGDWQQAGAILAQAAQAVEAAGAGFFLIGTNTMHKVAEQIEAAVSIPLLHIADATAEQLKIDSIETVGLLGTRFTMEQDFYKGRLKDHHGIQVMVPDGSAQSVVHRIIYDELCQGIISDNSREQYLQIIDELSAQGAEAVILGCTEIALLVSQSDTSVPLYDTTSIHAAAAVKTALS, encoded by the coding sequence ATGAAAACGATTGGCTTGTTAGGCGGGATGAGCTGGGAATCAACTATCAGTTATTACCAGGCAATTAATACAGGTATCAAAGATCAGCTGGGTGGGCTGCACTCCGCTAAAATTGCTCTGTTCAGTGTCGACTTTGCGGAGATTGAAGCACTGCAGAGTCAGGGGGACTGGCAGCAGGCCGGCGCTATTCTCGCTCAAGCTGCACAGGCTGTGGAAGCGGCGGGGGCCGGTTTTTTTCTTATCGGTACCAATACGATGCATAAGGTTGCGGAGCAGATTGAAGCGGCGGTATCGATTCCGCTACTGCATATCGCGGATGCGACTGCAGAACAACTGAAGATCGATAGCATCGAAACCGTCGGCTTGCTGGGGACACGCTTTACCATGGAGCAGGATTTCTATAAGGGGCGCCTGAAGGATCATCATGGTATTCAGGTGATGGTGCCGGATGGAAGTGCTCAGAGTGTTGTACATCGTATTATTTATGACGAACTCTGTCAGGGGATCATCAGTGACAACTCCAGAGAGCAGTATCTGCAGATTATTGATGAGCTGTCAGCCCAGGGGGCTGAGGCGGTGATTCTGGGATGCACTGAGATCGCTTTGCTGGTGAGTCAGTCGGATACTTCAGTGCCTTTGTATGATACGACCTCAATCCATGCGGCGGCAGCAGTAAAAACAGCACTGAGCTGA
- a CDS encoding sensor domain-containing diguanylate cyclase has product MNAEYEHLIHIKTHEELALYELIPDAVWIFDLDKHGWWWGNQPALEFWGLSHLDELINKDLSGDTQGARDRTAQTFELAAKNGLTIDPWTTYPDGKPKTLYMRHRAVLVGPERHRALIAYINEEVNLGETPENLLLVEAMRYTTVLVTSFTFDGEVVVENPAATEAYKHIYPQQLPDDQSAFSARFADPEEGHSRLQQAIRDKGGRWTHMMRTSEGLRQHTLDIRITRHPLSGDFLILMTEYDVTQLYDALDEARNSQEELRKMAHYDAVTGLPSLNFLLQHAPNYLAKAERCRQQLAVMFIDLDGFKAINDTWGHDVGDQVLLEIAQRLSGILREADQVARIGGDEFIILVDDIHNENSVTTVSEKIIHQLEDRITVKDPAGPNVQVEVSASIGIALFPDHGSNLEQLIKVADKAMYRVKNSGKGDYYLENSADNKLNEK; this is encoded by the coding sequence ATGAACGCCGAATACGAACACCTTATCCATATAAAAACCCATGAGGAACTGGCGCTGTACGAACTAATTCCGGATGCGGTCTGGATCTTCGATCTGGATAAGCATGGATGGTGGTGGGGAAACCAGCCCGCACTGGAATTCTGGGGCCTCAGTCATCTGGATGAGCTGATCAACAAGGATCTCTCCGGTGATACCCAGGGTGCCCGGGACCGGACAGCTCAGACCTTTGAGCTGGCGGCCAAAAACGGCCTGACCATTGACCCCTGGACCACTTACCCCGACGGCAAACCCAAAACGCTCTATATGCGACATCGCGCGGTACTGGTCGGGCCTGAGCGCCACCGGGCGCTCATCGCCTATATCAACGAGGAGGTGAATCTGGGCGAAACACCGGAAAACCTGCTGCTTGTTGAAGCGATGCGTTATACCACTGTTTTGGTAACCAGTTTTACCTTCGACGGTGAGGTGGTAGTCGAAAACCCCGCGGCAACCGAAGCCTACAAGCATATTTATCCACAACAACTGCCGGATGACCAGTCAGCCTTCAGTGCCCGCTTCGCCGACCCGGAAGAGGGACACTCCCGCCTGCAACAAGCGATCAGGGATAAAGGTGGCCGCTGGACCCACATGATGCGCACCAGCGAAGGCTTACGACAGCATACACTCGATATTCGCATCACCCGCCACCCGCTGAGTGGTGATTTCCTGATCCTGATGACAGAATACGATGTAACGCAGCTGTATGACGCACTGGATGAGGCCCGGAATTCGCAGGAAGAACTGCGTAAAATGGCCCACTATGATGCGGTCACAGGCCTCCCCTCGCTAAATTTTTTATTGCAGCATGCCCCCAACTATCTGGCCAAGGCGGAACGCTGCCGGCAACAGCTGGCGGTGATGTTTATCGATCTCGATGGCTTTAAAGCCATCAATGACACATGGGGTCACGATGTGGGCGACCAGGTATTGCTGGAAATCGCCCAGCGTTTATCCGGCATATTACGCGAGGCAGATCAGGTCGCCCGTATCGGCGGGGATGAATTTATTATCCTGGTGGATGATATCCATAATGAAAACAGTGTAACAACGGTATCTGAAAAGATCATTCATCAGCTGGAAGACAGAATCACCGTTAAAGACCCTGCTGGCCCTAACGTTCAGGTGGAGGTCAGTGCCAGTATCGGTATCGCCCTCTTTCCTGATCACGGCAGTAACCTCGAACAACTGATAAAAGTTGCCGATAAAGCGATGTATCGCGTCAAAAACAGCGGTAAGGGTGATTACTATCTTGAAAACAGCGCTGACAATAAGCTCAATGAAAAGTAG
- the mtnC gene encoding acireductone synthase has product MTIKAILTDIEGTTTDINFVHKVLFPYAYDHLPGYLRSHSEDEVVLSVLEDARTELGQPDADLETLIAAFLGWIEQDKKVTALKSLQGLIWVAGYEQQDFTGHLYRDAYEYLQKWQQQGLDLYVFSSGSVKAQKLLFGYSDFGDLTPLFSGYYDTHIGHKREASAYRNIAADIGLPVAEILFLSDISEELDAAREAGMATVLLAREQRPSECSHPVVQNFQQIRLTERI; this is encoded by the coding sequence ATGACGATTAAAGCGATTCTGACCGATATTGAAGGCACCACTACGGATATTAATTTTGTGCATAAGGTGCTGTTTCCTTATGCCTATGATCATCTGCCCGGTTATTTACGCAGCCACTCGGAAGATGAAGTGGTGCTGTCTGTGCTGGAGGATGCCCGGACTGAGCTGGGCCAGCCGGATGCAGATCTGGAAACGCTGATTGCGGCATTTCTCGGCTGGATTGAGCAGGATAAGAAAGTGACAGCCCTGAAGAGTCTGCAGGGGCTGATCTGGGTTGCCGGTTATGAACAGCAGGATTTTACCGGTCATCTGTATCGCGATGCTTATGAGTATCTGCAAAAGTGGCAGCAGCAGGGGCTGGATCTGTATGTGTTTTCATCGGGATCGGTAAAGGCGCAGAAACTGTTATTTGGCTACAGTGATTTTGGTGATCTGACGCCACTTTTCAGCGGCTATTATGATACCCATATCGGCCATAAACGGGAGGCAAGCGCTTACCGGAATATCGCAGCGGATATCGGCCTGCCGGTGGCTGAGATCTTGTTTCTTTCGGACATCTCTGAGGAGCTGGATGCGGCACGCGAAGCGGGCATGGCGACGGTATTACTGGCCCGTGAGCAGCGCCCTTCGGAGTGTTCGCATCCGGTGGTACAGAATTTTCAGCAGATCAGGCTGACAGAGCGTATTTAA
- a CDS encoding YIP1 family protein, with product MTIKSMSEIFYHPGLAMQHLRDEKLKGTTEVLFLLAVLALIPPVSLFIGTTQVGWSLTPGGDAVKLSVISALNSSIAFYLAICFALGTMGFSIHWMEKTYGGHASLERCMNLTLYTATPLLLSGFAGLYPMLWFCVAIGMVALIYSTYLLFTGVPIIMKIPEERGFLFCISILTVGVVILVALRSATVFLWSTMTPLIYLP from the coding sequence ATGACGATAAAGTCGATGTCTGAAATTTTCTATCACCCCGGCCTGGCAATGCAGCACCTTCGGGATGAAAAACTGAAAGGCACCACCGAGGTGCTGTTTCTTCTGGCCGTGCTGGCGCTGATTCCCCCGGTGTCACTGTTTATCGGGACGACTCAGGTTGGCTGGAGCCTTACGCCTGGCGGCGATGCCGTAAAGCTGAGTGTAATCAGCGCCCTTAACTCATCCATAGCGTTCTATCTGGCTATCTGTTTCGCACTGGGCACTATGGGATTCAGCATTCACTGGATGGAAAAAACCTATGGCGGACATGCATCGCTGGAGCGCTGTATGAATCTGACCCTGTATACCGCCACGCCCCTGTTACTTTCAGGGTTTGCCGGTTTATATCCGATGCTGTGGTTCTGTGTCGCCATCGGAATGGTGGCACTGATCTACAGTACATACCTTTTGTTTACCGGTGTGCCGATCATCATGAAGATACCTGAAGAAAGAGGATTTCTGTTCTGTATTTCCATTCTCACGGTTGGCGTGGTGATACTGGTTGCACTCCGCTCGGCAACCGTGTTTCTCTGGAGTACCATGACGCCGCTGATCTACCTGCCCTGA
- the pbpG gene encoding D-alanyl-D-alanine endopeptidase: MLDSLLCLSVSLIFLSLPAAAQSDKTHTQSAAITTATKRLLSLDQSKIELASVSAAVVDSKTGAPLYTKYADMVMPIASITKLMTAMVTLDAGLPLSEKIRFTEAQKRANHNYYTRIRIGSELPRKDVIRIALMSSANMAASALAHTYPGGVKAFVKAMNRKARQLGMTDTHFVDATGLSEANVSTAADLAIMVRAAATYPKISEYSKTRSYTARFGSPRYTLRYGNTNVLVHRKSWQIGLTKTGYLNEAGRCLVMMTRIDGRETVMVMLNSYGKRTPVGDAGRIKRWLTTGKSGKISSSARHYQRQVLQQLMPEQLALH; encoded by the coding sequence ATCCTTGACTCCCTCTTATGTCTGTCGGTCAGTCTGATATTTTTATCCCTGCCTGCTGCAGCTCAGTCAGATAAGACACATACTCAAAGCGCAGCCATCACCACTGCCACTAAACGACTACTCAGCCTGGATCAGAGCAAGATCGAACTGGCTTCAGTCAGTGCCGCGGTTGTCGATAGCAAGACCGGTGCCCCACTGTATACAAAATATGCCGATATGGTTATGCCGATCGCATCAATAACCAAGTTGATGACCGCTATGGTGACTCTGGATGCGGGGCTGCCCTTGTCTGAAAAGATACGCTTCACTGAGGCCCAGAAACGCGCCAATCATAATTACTATACCCGTATCCGGATCGGCTCTGAACTTCCCCGTAAAGATGTTATCCGCATCGCCCTGATGTCCTCTGCAAATATGGCTGCCTCAGCATTGGCACACACCTACCCCGGCGGGGTCAAAGCGTTCGTTAAAGCGATGAATCGAAAAGCCCGACAGCTGGGCATGACTGATACCCACTTTGTCGATGCGACCGGACTTTCAGAAGCGAATGTATCAACCGCCGCCGATCTTGCCATTATGGTACGTGCCGCCGCCACCTATCCGAAGATATCCGAATACAGTAAAACCAGAAGCTACACTGCCCGCTTTGGCAGTCCACGCTATACACTTCGTTACGGCAATACCAATGTACTGGTCCACCGGAAAAGCTGGCAGATCGGGTTAACAAAAACCGGCTATCTGAATGAAGCCGGTCGCTGTCTGGTAATGATGACCCGCATTGATGGCCGGGAAACAGTGATGGTGATGCTGAATTCATACGGAAAACGCACCCCCGTTGGCGATGCCGGGCGAATTAAACGCTGGCTTACCACGGGAAAAAGCGGAAAAATCAGTAGTTCTGCCAGGCATTATCAGCGTCAGGTGCTGCAACAGCTTATGCCTGAACAGCTGGCATTGCATTAG
- the mtnK gene encoding S-methyl-5-thioribose kinase has product MSFRKFSSDADVIAFARQHSDLFTADEALKVEEIGDGNINFVYRVSGASASLIIKQALPYVRIIGEGWPLSQDRVRIEAEALQLEAKYCPDLVPRVYSYDAEQCAIVMEDIGAFANLRVVMVQRQKLPLLAEHLGRFLADTLFYTSDLYLDTYEKKSLVKGFINPDLCKISEELFFWDPYCDHERNSINELIRADAEQLWQDTALKLEVARLKAKFLNQAEALLHGDLHSGSVFANESGTKIIDPEFAYVGPAGFDIGSIIGNYLLNVAGQANQAGDHAERSDYQQWLLAGICTLWNTFEQGFRQHMQTETRDPSLQLEEYADWYLCELLQDSLGYAGTEIIRRTIGLAHVMDLESIEDAERRADSERLALKLGQVLIKHRATINSIDQVIDMLRQQLHCR; this is encoded by the coding sequence ATGAGCTTTAGAAAATTTTCCTCGGATGCTGATGTCATCGCATTTGCCCGTCAGCACAGCGATCTGTTTACTGCCGATGAGGCTTTGAAAGTAGAGGAGATCGGTGATGGCAATATTAACTTTGTGTACCGGGTTAGCGGTGCCTCGGCCAGTCTGATTATCAAGCAGGCACTGCCTTATGTGCGGATTATTGGTGAGGGCTGGCCGCTGTCTCAGGACCGGGTGCGGATCGAGGCTGAGGCGCTGCAACTGGAGGCGAAATACTGTCCTGATCTGGTTCCCCGTGTGTATAGCTATGATGCTGAACAGTGCGCCATTGTGATGGAAGATATCGGTGCATTCGCTAATCTGCGGGTTGTAATGGTACAGCGTCAGAAGTTGCCGTTACTGGCTGAGCATCTGGGCCGGTTTCTTGCGGATACCCTGTTTTATACGTCGGATCTTTATCTCGATACGTATGAGAAGAAGTCCCTGGTTAAGGGGTTTATCAATCCGGATCTGTGTAAAATTTCCGAAGAGCTGTTTTTCTGGGATCCCTATTGTGATCATGAGCGCAACAGCATCAATGAGCTTATCCGTGCCGATGCGGAACAGCTGTGGCAGGATACCGCGTTAAAACTGGAAGTGGCGCGTCTTAAGGCGAAGTTCCTCAACCAGGCTGAGGCGCTGTTGCACGGTGATCTTCATTCCGGATCCGTTTTTGCCAATGAAAGCGGCACTAAAATTATCGATCCGGAGTTCGCCTATGTGGGTCCGGCAGGCTTCGATATCGGCTCGATTATCGGTAATTATCTGTTGAATGTTGCCGGACAGGCGAATCAGGCGGGTGATCATGCTGAGCGTAGCGATTATCAGCAGTGGTTGCTTGCGGGAATTTGTACCCTCTGGAATACCTTTGAACAGGGTTTCCGGCAGCATATGCAGACGGAAACCCGTGATCCAAGTCTGCAGCTGGAAGAATATGCAGACTGGTATCTGTGTGAGTTGCTGCAAGACAGCCTGGGGTATGCCGGCACTGAGATTATCCGCCGTACCATTGGTCTGGCCCATGTTATGGATCTGGAATCGATTGAGGATGCTGAGCGTCGGGCGGACTCTGAAAGGCTGGCTCTGAAACTGGGGCAGGTATTGATTAAACATCGTGCCACTATTAATAGCATCGATCAGGTCATCGATATGTTACGGCAACAGTTACACTGTCGTTGA
- a CDS encoding cupin, whose amino-acid sequence MSELTIYPEDNVQPVFSSRDSAEISAQLAAIGVQFERWSATQTIDANSSAEEILTAYAAEIQRLKDEQGYITVDTISLASDNPAKDELRQKFLSEHTHSEDEVRFFVRGEGMFYLHVADKVYQVHCCKDDLISVPANTTHWFDMGPEPDFTAIRLFNNPEGWVASYTGSPIAEQFPKFEG is encoded by the coding sequence GTGAGTGAATTAACAATATATCCTGAAGACAACGTCCAGCCGGTTTTCTCAAGCAGAGACAGCGCTGAAATCAGCGCCCAGCTGGCCGCGATTGGTGTTCAGTTTGAGCGCTGGTCGGCAACGCAGACCATTGATGCCAATAGCAGTGCTGAAGAGATTCTGACGGCTTATGCGGCCGAAATTCAGCGTCTGAAGGATGAGCAGGGTTATATTACGGTTGATACGATCAGTCTGGCCAGCGACAATCCGGCTAAGGATGAGCTGCGCCAGAAATTTCTCAGCGAGCATACCCACAGTGAAGATGAAGTGCGTTTCTTTGTCCGTGGTGAGGGGATGTTCTACCTGCATGTCGCCGATAAAGTTTATCAGGTACATTGCTGCAAAGATGATCTTATCTCTGTGCCAGCCAACACCACTCACTGGTTTGATATGGGGCCGGAACCTGACTTTACCGCAATCCGTTTGTTTAATAATCCGGAAGGCTGGGTCGCCAGCTATACCGGCAGCCCGATTGCGGAGCAGTTTCCTAAGTTTGAGGGGTGA
- a CDS encoding methylthioribulose 1-phosphate dehydratase, with protein sequence MRAPIPSAILSSALIDAGRWIDAQGWCPATGGNFSARLSDAHALVTASGRHKGQLTDDDLLTVDLEGNPVESRLRPSAETLLHTRLYQLESGVGAVLHTHSVASTVLSRLEPGDWLTISGYEMQKSLNGNTSHEPDIRLAVFENTQDMQALAEQLASRWQQMPLNWGFLVRGHGLYAWGRDVNEARRHLEGLEFLFTCELEMRRLGVK encoded by the coding sequence ATGCGAGCACCTATTCCTTCAGCCATTCTCTCATCAGCGCTAATCGATGCCGGCCGCTGGATCGATGCCCAGGGCTGGTGTCCGGCAACCGGCGGAAACTTTTCTGCACGACTGTCTGATGCTCACGCACTGGTAACCGCTTCGGGTCGCCATAAGGGGCAGTTAACAGATGATGACCTGCTAACGGTTGATCTGGAAGGTAACCCGGTTGAAAGCCGGCTCAGACCCTCTGCGGAAACACTGCTGCATACCCGGTTGTATCAACTTGAATCCGGAGTTGGTGCGGTACTGCATACCCACTCGGTAGCCTCGACCGTGTTGTCCCGGCTGGAGCCGGGTGACTGGCTGACAATCAGCGGTTATGAAATGCAGAAGTCTCTGAACGGTAATACCAGTCATGAGCCTGACATTCGCCTGGCAGTCTTTGAAAACACTCAGGATATGCAGGCACTGGCTGAACAGTTGGCTTCACGCTGGCAGCAAATGCCCCTGAACTGGGGCTTTCTGGTTCGCGGCCATGGCCTGTATGCCTGGGGGCGCGATGTGAATGAGGCCCGACGTCATCTGGAGGGGCTGGAGTTTCTGTTTACCTGTGAGCTGGAGATGCGCCGTTTGGGCGTTAAATAA